The Bacteroides ovatus genomic interval ATTTTGCATACGCGTCAGCATATTCTTGGCGTTTTGCCACATTAGGTTCAATCACATCCAGTTTGTCAAGCGTAGCAAATGCCTCATTGTTATCCTTATAGATACCTGCACCGATGCCCGCACCTTTCGCAGCGCCTACGGAACCATCCGTATCGTAAAGCTCGATAGTAGCTCCTGTGACTCCCGCCAAAGTATCGCGGAAGATAGAACTCAAGAACATATTAGCGTGTCCGGCATGGATCATCTTCACAGGAATTCCCATTTGCTCCATGATATCAATGCCATATTTAAAAGAGAATACAATACCTTCTTGAGCGGCACGGATAATGTGGTGTTTGCCATGTGCATTGAAGTCCAGTCCACGTATGCTGCAACCGATTTCCTTATTGTTCAGCATACGTTCGGCACCGTTACCAAAGGGCAGAATACTGATTCCCGCACTGCCGATAGGAGCTTTGGAAGCCAACACATTCATTTCATTATAAGATATTCCTTCGGGAGCAATGTTGCGTTTTACCCATGAATTGAGAATACCCGTTCCGTTGATGCAAAGCAATACTCCCAAACGTGTCTGATCTATGGTATGATTGACATGCGCAAAGGTATTGACGCGTGACTGCGGATCATAGTTCACTTCACCATTCACGCCATAAACCACTCCCGATGTTCCTGCCGTAGAAGCAATCTCTCCCGGATTAAACACATTCAAAGAAAGGGCATTGTTAGGCTGGTCGCCTGCACGATAGGTAATCGGTGTTCCTTCTTTCAGTCCAAGCTCTTTGGCAGCTATTGCATTTACACGTCCTTGTTCAGCAAAAGTCGGTTTAATATCTGCAATCAAAGAAGAATCAAATCCGTAATAATCCATTAAGAAATCAGCCACCCGATTGTTCTTGAAATCCCAGAACATACCTTCCGAAAGCCCGGAAACAGTTGTACAGATTTCTCCACTCAACTTCATGGCAATATAATCGCCCGGCAGCATTATCTTATCAATCTGCTCATAGATGGCCGGTTCGTTTTCTTTAATCCACGCCAACTTGGAAGCAGTAAAATTCCCCGGTGAGTTCAACAAATGAGAAAGACATCTCTCCTCCCCGATTGTCTCAAACGCTTTCTGACCGTATGGCACCGCACGAGAGTCACACCAGATGATAGCAGGACGCAATACATGCTGATTCTTATCAACACAAACCAATCCGTGCATCTGATAAGAGATACCGATGGCTTTAATTTCAGCGGCACTCACTCCGGATTCGGTCATAATAGCCTGCGTGGACAACTTTAAGTTTTCCCACCAACTTTCAGGATCTTGTTCCGCCCATCCGGGATTCACTGCAATAATATTCGCTTCTGTTTTCGGAAAAAATGCCGAGGATACACATTTACCAGTCTCCGCATTTACCAAACTCGCTTTTACAGACGAGCTACCTATGTCATAACCTAATAGAAACATAATTTTATTTACGATTAAACGATTTACTATTTACGATTTACGCTCAATGTCCGACAATTAATGCTTTAACATTCAACGCCTAATACTTGATACTTAATACTTGAACAGGATTTACCTCCTTACCTTATTATATATCTTCTTATCAAATTTATAATAACGGGCAGCACGGTGAGCCACTCCTTGTTGTTTTTCTTCCAAAGGAACTACATATTCCATCATTGCTATTTTTTTATGGAAGTTACGCACGTCCACGGCTTTGTCATATACTAATTCAAAAAGAGTCCTTAATTGTGCGGCTGTAAATTTACGCGGAAGCAGTTCGAACAACATGGAAGGATTAAATTCTACGAACTGACGAATATAAGTCATTGCCTCCTTTATAATCAGATTATGGTCGAAAGCCAGTGTTTTCACGTCTTTCAAAGCGACCCAGCAAGCCTGGTGATCGTCCAGATTCTTATCCAACGTACGATCTATCTTCACCATCGACAAATATGCAATGGTAACAATACGCTCCACTTTTGACTGCATAGCTCTTTCCAACCAACGTACATCTTTCGGATTACTCGTTCTGTTTTTAGAACCAAATGCTTTAAACTGCATCAGATTCACATTTTTAAGTCCTGTCAGTTCATACAAAACTCGTTGTGCAGCTTCATCCAAGGCTTCATCCATATAGATAAGACTTCCGGGAAGTTTCATATCATGATATACTTCTCCATTATCCTCACCTGCACGTTTTACAAGCAACACTTTCAGTTGTTCTCCGTCAAAACCAATCACTACACAGTCTACTGATATATGATTGTTTGCTAAAGGTGTATTTTTCTGTAAATTTTGCATATACATTTCTTTAAGACGATGCAAATATAGAGGCTACAAACCATCAAAACAAAATAAGAAACATGCTATAAAACATTGTTTTTCATATAAATACATATCATACATTCTACAATATGAATAGTTAGTGTTATCTTACGAATTACAATATGTATTTTAGTATTTCCGCGAGTGAGTAATTGTATAAAGTACAAAAACTAGATGGACGCTTTATTATCAGTACTTTTCATATCATTTCCAGCAGATAGCGGTAAAGGTACTTATTGTATTTTAAACGATATGCCATTTTGTACCTTATCGTTTTTTATTCTATCTTTGTCGGGTAAATATTAAAAAAACTAAAATGGAACGTCATCCAGTCATTTTATCCATTGCCGGCTCCGATTGTTCGGGAGGCGCAGGTATTCAAGCAGACATAAAAACAATCTCCGCTTTAGGTGGCTATGCGGCATCGGCTATTACTGCCATCACCATACAAAACACACTGGGAGTACGTGCCGTACAATCTATCGCCCCTGACATTGTTCGTGGACAAATAGAAGCAGTGATGGACGACCTGCAACCGGTTGCCATCAAAATAGGAATGGTAAATGATATTCAAATTGTTCGTGTGATTTCCGACTGTTTACAAAAATATTCACCTGCATACGTCGTCTACGATCCGGTAATGGTGTCTACCAGCGGAAAGAAACTCATGACAGATGAAGCTATAGAAGAAATAAAAAAAGAACTTTTGCCGCTTGTGACATTAATCACCCCCAACATCGACGAAGCGAAGGTGCTTACAGGTAAAAGTATTCACAACATTCAAGACATGCAGGCAGCCGCCAAAATGCTGACGGACGATTATCACACTAGCATCTTGTTAAAAGGCGGACATCTGGAGGGAGACAATATGTGCGACCTTTTGCACACGTCCGAATCTATCTATCATATATATGAGGAGAAAAAGATAGAAAGCCATAACCTGCATGGAACCGGGTGTACCCTCTCCTCTGCCATTGCTACTTATCTGGCCAAAGGATACCCCATGCGAGAATCCATCCAGCACGCTAAAACGTATATCACTCAAGCTATTATCGCAGGAAAAGAATTGAATGTCGGACACGGCAACGGCCCTTTATGGCATTTTCCGGACTCCGTTGCACAAATGTGTACATTTTGTGCGGTTGTATCATAAAAATACGTAACTTTGCACCCGCAATTAAAAATCAATTAAATAATAAAAATATGAAAGCATTTGTATTTCCCGGTCAAGGCGCTCAATTTGTAGGAATGGGTAAAGACCTGTATGAAAACTCAGCTTTAGCAAAAGAATTGTTTGAAAAAGCAAATGATATCCTCGGATATCGCATTACAGATATCATGTTCGACGGCACAGACGAAGATCTTCGTCAGACAAAGGTTACTCAGCCTGCCGTATTCCTTCACTCTGTTATCTCTGCTCTTTGCATGGGTGATGACTTCAAACCGGAAATGACTGCCGGCCACTCACTTGGTGAGTTCTCTGCATTGGTTGCTGCCGGTGCATTGAGTTTTGAAGATGGATTGAAGCTTGTGTATGCACGTGCAATGGCTATGCAGAAAGCTTGCGAAGCTACTCCTTCCACCATGGCTGCTATTATCGCATTGCCGGATGAAAAAGTAGAAGAAATCTGTGCAGCAGTAAATGCAGAAGGTGAAGTTTGCGTACCGGCCAACTACAACTGTCCGGGACAAATCGTTATCTCCGGCTCTGTACCGGGTATCGAAAAGGCTTGCGAACTGATGAAAGCTGCCGGAGCCAAACGTGCTCTTCCGCTGAAAGTGGGTGGTGCTTTCCATTCTCCATTGATGGACCCTGCCAAAGTTGAATTGGAAGCTGCTATCAAGGCTACGGAAATTCATACTCCTAAATGTCCGGTATATCAGAATGTAGACGCACTTCCTCACACTGATCCTGCAGAAATCAAAAAGAACCTGGTTGCCCAGCTGACTGCTTCCGTACGCTGGACACAGTCTGTTAAGAATATGGTTGCCGACGGTGCTACTGATTTTACAGAATGTGGCCCGGGTGCAGTACTTCAAGGACTGATTAAGAAAATTGACGGTACTGTCAACGCTCACGGTATTGCATAAGCATCCGTAAGAAAGACTTTATCTTTAAATATATGAAGCGTGTTGGTAACTATTGCCAACACGCTTTTTTATATTAAGCCTATTCATAGCATACGGATTAACATGTTGTATAACACCCCATTACTTTTCTTTTCCGGCAAACTTTCCGTATCTTGCTATTGTTTTTATTACAGGAATCATTTACTCAAATTTATGAGCCATGAAAATACATGAATATCAAGCGAAAGAGATTTTCTCCAAGTACGGAATACCTGTCGAGAGGCACACTTTATGCCGTACAGCCGCAGGTGTCATAGCCGCTTACCGGAGGATGGGAACAGACAGGGTGGTTATAAAAGCACAGGTATTAACCGGAGGCCGGGGAAAAGCCGGAGGAGTGAAACTGGTAAACAATACGGAAGATGCTTATCAGGAAGCTAAAAATATTCTCGGAATGAGTATTAAAGGACTTCCGGTCAATCAAGTACTGGTTAGTGAGGCGGTAGATATTGCTGCCGAATATTATGTCAGTTACACCATCGACCGAAATACACGTTCTGTCGTTCTGATGATGAGTGCATCCGGCGGTATGGATATCGAAGAAGTAGCCCGTCAAACACCGGAGAAAATCATCCGATATTCAATCAATCCATTTATTGGTCTTCCCGACTATCTGGCAAGGCGTTTTGCTTTCTCCCTCTTTCCTCAAATGGAGCAGGCGGGTAAAATGGCGGCCATCCTTCAGGAACTTTATAAGATCTTCATGGAAAATGATGCATCATTAGTGGAAGTAAATCCGCTGGCACTAACCAAGAAAGGTACGTTGATGGCTATTGACGCAAAGATTGTTTTTGATGACAATGCGCTCTATCGCCATCCGGAGGTACATGCTTTATTTGATCCGACGGAGGAAGAAAGAATAGAAGCAGACGCTAAAGATAAAGGATTCAGTTATGTCCACATGGATGGTAACATCGGTTGTATGGTAAATGGTGCCGGACTCGCTATGGCTACTATGGACATGATTAAACTTTATGGAGGTCAGCCAGCCAATTTTCTCGACATTGGTGGTAGTTCCAATCCTGTCAAGGTAATTGAAGCCATGAAACTTTTATTGCAGGATGAAAAAGTGAAAGTGGTCCTGATTAATATTTTTGGAGGAATCACCCGCTGTGATGATGTAGCAATGGGGCTTCTTCAGGCATTCGAGCAGATAAACAGTAATATACCTGTTATCGTACGGCTTACAGGCACTAATGAGCATATCGGACGGGAACTGTTACGGAATTACAGCCGTTTCCAAATAGCCACAACGATGAAAGAAGCTGCTCTTATGGCTCTGAAAGCATAATAAGTACCCAAATCATTAATAAATAAAGCAATTATGAGCATATTAATAGATAAATCCACCCGCCTGATTGTACAGGGAATCACCGGGAGAGACGGGCTTTTCCACGCCAAGAAGATGAAAGAATACGGAACCCATGTTGTTGGAGGAACTTCTCCGGGCAAAGGAGGAACAGATGTAGACGGCATCCCCGTATTCAATACTATGTATGACGCGGTTGAACAAACGAAAGCCAATACTTCTATCATTTTTGTTCCGGCACGTTTTGCGGCAGATGCCATTATGGAGGCAGCAGATGCGGGCATCCGGTTAATTGTCTGTATTGCGGAAGGAATCCCCACGCTGGATGTAATTAAGGCGCACCAGTTTGTCGAACAAAAAGGTGCTATGCTGATCGGCCCCAACTGTCCGGGACTGATCTCTCCGGGAAAAAGCATGGTAGGCATTTTACCGGGACAGGTCTTTTTAGAAGGAAATGTCGGAGTTATCAGCCGTAGCGGAACACTTACTTACGAGATTGTGTATCACTTAACAGCTAATGGTATGGGACAATCCACCGCTATCGGCATCGGGGGCGATCCTGTTGTAGGTCTTCATTTCCGTCAACTGCTGGAGATGTTCCAAAATGATCCGGAAACAGAAGCAATCGTTCTGATTGGAGAGATTGGAGGAAACGCAGAAGAACAAGCGGCTGAATATATCCGCAATAATGTAACCAAACCTGTAGTGGCATTTATTGCAGGACAATCAGCTCCTCCGGGGAAGCAGATGGGACATGCAGGAGCTATCATTTCGGGAAGTTCCGGTTCGGCAAAAGAGAAGATTGAATCTTTAGAAGCTGCCGGTATCCGGGTAGCACAAAAACCTTCGGATATACCGAAATTATTGAAAAGATAAACTCCCAAAGAGAAAGAAAAGACAAAAGTAGTCATATCATAACAGATGCAGATTCACTCCCTCAAATAAGTAATTACATACTTATCGTTTAGAGTAAATCTGCATTTATTTTACATACCTTTCTTTATACCTAATTTTATAAGAAGAGCATTCATAGGATATGCACAGAAGAAACCGAAAAGCATAGCCAACTGCATCATAAACCAGAATATCCATGTGTCTTTGGGTAATGGTTCATTGATGAACAATACAAAATAGACAATCGCCATCCAGCCATACATTCCTACCTGCCAGGATAAAAGAGAAAAGAAATCCGCTTTGAAAGCACGAGCCAAGGCATTACCTACCGATATTTTTTCCATCTCCCGAATAGCATAGAATTGGAAATAAACACCAATCATCAAAGCCAGAATAAAGTCAAGTACCCAATTACCAAAGAGCTGACTTCCTGCCACAGTTACAGGAACATAGTTTGTGAACCACTCTCCTATGATATCTGCCAATGTACATCCTGCACCACAATGAAGCGCCGACAAAGCTACCGATTGCCAATAAGGACGTTGCATTCCTTGCATCGACATTTCTCCCTGCATGGCCATATCCATCTCCATATTATCTTTCATACCGGACATATCCATTCCCTTCATATCAGACATATCTTTCATGCCAGACATATCCATTTTCATCCCATCATCCTCAGCTTTCATCGGACTACTCCGTCCAAACTTATTATACGCCCATAAAGCTAAATAACTTCCCCATAATGCAGATAATATCCAGACTGCATTCATTATCTTCATTGATTGCGGACGATGTGTCAGGTCTATGGCAATATGTACTGCAATTCCGATACCTGAACATACTAAGAAAACGGCTATTAAATTGAGCATGGCTGTATGTTTTTTAAAGATTCAGATTACAAAACATCCTTTATTTGTGAATAGTTCACCCCATTACTTTAATTTTATCCCGTCGAACTATTCCCTACACGAGTTGTTATCATTTTATAATCAAAACAATAGAATTATGAGCAGACGTAGACAATTAGAGCATGAAGTATCTGTTGCTCAAGAAAGAATAAAGAAAGCTGCAAAAGATACACCGAAGGATATCCTGAAATTATGGGAACAAGAGCTGGTAGACCTGGAATTGGAACTCAATAATATGGTGGATGATGAAGAAGATAACAATGAGGATTAACAGAAGAAAGGCGCGCTAGTTACCTAGTGCGCCTTTCTCTATTACTGTATATGTATTCAGTATTAATTCTTTGGCAATGCTTCTTTTACTACCATTGAACGACCTACATATTCTGCACCGTTCAATTGTTCGATAGCTTTAGCAGCTTCTGCATCATCCGGCATTTCGATAAACGCAAAACCTTTTGATCTTCTAGTTTCACGATCTGTGATTAACTTTACTGAAGCAACTGTTCCATACTCTTCCATTACATGTCTCAAATCTGATTCCTTAACATTATAGCTAAGATTTCCAATGTACAAATTCATAAAATACAAATATAAAAAATTAATAATTCAATAAGAAAGTTTTAGGAAGATCTTAATTAGAGATGGATATGCTCAAATAAATGAGAAGATTCATGTAAAAAAATCAAATCGTAATAAACCTCTTTATTGTTGTTGGTACAAAGGAAAGCATTATTTGGGGATATTGCACTATATTCTCTCCTTTTTCTTTCTGCAAAACATCTTTTTTATGAAAATAGGCCAATACTTAACGTTCTTATTCTTTTTATACCAAGCCATTCCATGTAAACTACCGGATTAGTCTTTCTGCAAATTCTTCGCTACAAATTCCTCAAAAAACGTTTTCTTATAGTTTCCACCTCCTATTCCTATCTCATAAGACTTAATAAAAATATCATTGGTATCAAAAGAGTCAATCCGTGAAGTATTGACAATATAGGACTTGTTTATCCGGAGAAACTGTTTAGCGGGCAGTTGCTCATGAATATTTTTCAGATTCATCTTA includes:
- a CDS encoding xylulokinase, with protein sequence MFLLGYDIGSSSVKASLVNAETGKCVSSAFFPKTEANIIAVNPGWAEQDPESWWENLKLSTQAIMTESGVSAAEIKAIGISYQMHGLVCVDKNQHVLRPAIIWCDSRAVPYGQKAFETIGEERCLSHLLNSPGNFTASKLAWIKENEPAIYEQIDKIMLPGDYIAMKLSGEICTTVSGLSEGMFWDFKNNRVADFLMDYYGFDSSLIADIKPTFAEQGRVNAIAAKELGLKEGTPITYRAGDQPNNALSLNVFNPGEIASTAGTSGVVYGVNGEVNYDPQSRVNTFAHVNHTIDQTRLGVLLCINGTGILNSWVKRNIAPEGISYNEMNVLASKAPIGSAGISILPFGNGAERMLNNKEIGCSIRGLDFNAHGKHHIIRAAQEGIVFSFKYGIDIMEQMGIPVKMIHAGHANMFLSSIFRDTLAGVTGATIELYDTDGSVGAAKGAGIGAGIYKDNNEAFATLDKLDVIEPNVAKRQEYADAYAKWKYRLEKSMTGNIPAPVLSSDK
- a CDS encoding NUDIX hydrolase → MQNLQKNTPLANNHISVDCVVIGFDGEQLKVLLVKRAGEDNGEVYHDMKLPGSLIYMDEALDEAAQRVLYELTGLKNVNLMQFKAFGSKNRTSNPKDVRWLERAMQSKVERIVTIAYLSMVKIDRTLDKNLDDHQACWVALKDVKTLAFDHNLIIKEAMTYIRQFVEFNPSMLFELLPRKFTAAQLRTLFELVYDKAVDVRNFHKKIAMMEYVVPLEEKQQGVAHRAARYYKFDKKIYNKVRR
- the thiD gene encoding bifunctional hydroxymethylpyrimidine kinase/phosphomethylpyrimidine kinase is translated as MERHPVILSIAGSDCSGGAGIQADIKTISALGGYAASAITAITIQNTLGVRAVQSIAPDIVRGQIEAVMDDLQPVAIKIGMVNDIQIVRVISDCLQKYSPAYVVYDPVMVSTSGKKLMTDEAIEEIKKELLPLVTLITPNIDEAKVLTGKSIHNIQDMQAAAKMLTDDYHTSILLKGGHLEGDNMCDLLHTSESIYHIYEEKKIESHNLHGTGCTLSSAIATYLAKGYPMRESIQHAKTYITQAIIAGKELNVGHGNGPLWHFPDSVAQMCTFCAVVS
- the fabD gene encoding ACP S-malonyltransferase, with the translated sequence MKAFVFPGQGAQFVGMGKDLYENSALAKELFEKANDILGYRITDIMFDGTDEDLRQTKVTQPAVFLHSVISALCMGDDFKPEMTAGHSLGEFSALVAAGALSFEDGLKLVYARAMAMQKACEATPSTMAAIIALPDEKVEEICAAVNAEGEVCVPANYNCPGQIVISGSVPGIEKACELMKAAGAKRALPLKVGGAFHSPLMDPAKVELEAAIKATEIHTPKCPVYQNVDALPHTDPAEIKKNLVAQLTASVRWTQSVKNMVADGATDFTECGPGAVLQGLIKKIDGTVNAHGIA
- the sucC gene encoding ADP-forming succinate--CoA ligase subunit beta, whose product is MKIHEYQAKEIFSKYGIPVERHTLCRTAAGVIAAYRRMGTDRVVIKAQVLTGGRGKAGGVKLVNNTEDAYQEAKNILGMSIKGLPVNQVLVSEAVDIAAEYYVSYTIDRNTRSVVLMMSASGGMDIEEVARQTPEKIIRYSINPFIGLPDYLARRFAFSLFPQMEQAGKMAAILQELYKIFMENDASLVEVNPLALTKKGTLMAIDAKIVFDDNALYRHPEVHALFDPTEEERIEADAKDKGFSYVHMDGNIGCMVNGAGLAMATMDMIKLYGGQPANFLDIGGSSNPVKVIEAMKLLLQDEKVKVVLINIFGGITRCDDVAMGLLQAFEQINSNIPVIVRLTGTNEHIGRELLRNYSRFQIATTMKEAALMALKA
- the sucD gene encoding succinate--CoA ligase subunit alpha yields the protein MSILIDKSTRLIVQGITGRDGLFHAKKMKEYGTHVVGGTSPGKGGTDVDGIPVFNTMYDAVEQTKANTSIIFVPARFAADAIMEAADAGIRLIVCIAEGIPTLDVIKAHQFVEQKGAMLIGPNCPGLISPGKSMVGILPGQVFLEGNVGVISRSGTLTYEIVYHLTANGMGQSTAIGIGGDPVVGLHFRQLLEMFQNDPETEAIVLIGEIGGNAEEQAAEYIRNNVTKPVVAFIAGQSAPPGKQMGHAGAIISGSSGSAKEKIESLEAAGIRVAQKPSDIPKLLKR
- a CDS encoding DUF4396 domain-containing protein, giving the protein MLNLIAVFLVCSGIGIAVHIAIDLTHRPQSMKIMNAVWILSALWGSYLALWAYNKFGRSSPMKAEDDGMKMDMSGMKDMSDMKGMDMSGMKDNMEMDMAMQGEMSMQGMQRPYWQSVALSALHCGAGCTLADIIGEWFTNYVPVTVAGSQLFGNWVLDFILALMIGVYFQFYAIREMEKISVGNALARAFKADFFSLLSWQVGMYGWMAIVYFVLFINEPLPKDTWIFWFMMQLAMLFGFFCAYPMNALLIKLGIKKGM
- a CDS encoding RNA recognition motif domain-containing protein; translation: MNLYIGNLSYNVKESDLRHVMEEYGTVASVKLITDRETRRSKGFAFIEMPDDAEAAKAIEQLNGAEYVGRSMVVKEALPKN